CCTGCTGGCGGTCGGACTGCTCAACTTCACCATATTCCCCGCTGACATCATCCATTACTACGCCTTCTATTTCTTCGCCGCCTGCCTGCTGCTGAAACTGCCTGAGCGATGGCTGCTGGCCGCGCTGTGCCTGACGTTGGCGGCGGCCTTCACCATGCAACTAACACTGGACTATGGACATGGCTGGAACTGGGACACTCTCAGCTACGAAGGCTTCTGGACGCCGTCAGGTTTCGCGCGCAACCTGCTGCTCAATGGCTGGCACCCAGTGTTGCCCTGGCTGGGCTTTGCGATATGGGGGCTATGGCTGTCGCGGCAATCCTTGGCCCGCTCTGACACGCAATGGAAGCTGATGGCCGGCGGCGCGTTGCTGGCGCTGGCCAGCGGTCTGTTGTCGGCCTGGCTGCAAGACTTTTCGCCGGCCCGGTTTTCGCCGTTTCTGGGAACGAAGCCATTGCCGCCCGGACCGCTGTACATGCTGAACGCAGGCGGTATCGCCAGCGTGGCGATAGGCGGCTGCCTGGCGCTGGCGTCGCGCCCGGCCTTGGCTGCCCGGCTCGCGCCGCTGCTGGCGGCGGGCCGGCAAACGCTGACGCTGTACATCGCCCATATTTTGATCGGCATGGGCGTTCTGGAGGAAATGGGATGGCTGGACAGCGGCAAGCTCGCGCAGGTGCCGCCGGCGGCGGCGCTGTATTGCGCCGCCGCCGTGGCCTTCGCCTGGCTATGGTCCAAGCGCTTCCGCCATGGCCCGCTGGAGTGGCTGATGCGGCGGGTCTGCGACCGGCCGGCACCTTGAAAACGACTTCCTTCCGGCAGGAAACCATCCCGCCGGAAGGCGAAGACATCTTTCTGTCCTCAGTCCCTGAAGCTCACCTGCTGCTTCATCATCGCCGCCATGCCTGCCTTCTGGATGTCTTCAGAAATCAGCATCGCAGCGTTCCAGCCGGCGACGAATTGCAAACCGTCGGCCACGCTGTGGTCGCGGCTGTAATTCATCACTTCCTTCACACCGCGCACCGCCAGCGGCGACTTGGCCGCGATCAGCCTGGCGCTTTGCAGCGCGGCCGCCAGCAAAGCGTCGGGATCGGCCAGCACCTTGTTGACCAGGCCGGCGTCCAACGCCTCGTCGGCCACCATGTCCCGCCCGGTCAGCGCCATCTCGCGGGCCACGCCTTCGCCCACCACCCGCGGCAGACGCTGCAGCGAACCGACATCCGCCACCATGCCCAGGTCCACCTCGCGCACGCCGAATACCGCGCCCTCGGCGGCGAAGCGGAAGTCAGCCGCCAAGGCGATGTCCAAGCCGCCGCCCAGGCAAGCGCCATGGACCGCTGCGATCACCGGCTTGCGACAACGCTCCAGGCTATTCACGCAGTCTTGCAAGTCGAGAATCACGCGGCGCAGCTTGTCCCGCTTGCGGCCCTCGCATTCATCCTGGATGCTGGACTGCAGGCCCACCAGCATGGACAAGTCTATGCCGGCGCAGAAGTGCTTGCCGTGTCCGGCCAACACCACGGCGCGCACGCCGGATTCGCCGTCGGCCCAGTCCAACGCCGCGCGCAGGTCGTGCCACAGCGGCAGATTCAGCGCGTTGGCCTTGTCCGGCCGGTTGAAACGCAATAGGGCGACCTTGTCGTCCAGCTTCACTTCCATGGTTTGCAGATCGATCATGCCGCTTTCGCCTCCGGACGTTTTTTAGGAATCCACGCCCACAACATCTCGCAGACGATGGGAGACTCGCCGGACTCGTCAGTAACCTGCACCTCGACCAGCACTTCGCCCTTTTCCTGCTCGTACATGTTCTGGATCTGCTGCGGCGTCAGCGTCGCCACGGCTTTCATGTCGCCTTGCGAACGCTTGGTGTAGTTGACCTTCATCGATTTGAGCAACATCAGCTTGTCGTCCGGCATGTTCATGCCCACCACGAAACCGGTGGAGGTTTCGGCCAGCAGCGCCATTGCCGCCGCGTGCACCCCGCGGATGTGGTTCTGCACCTTCTTGCGGTTGCGGATCGACACCGTCAGCCGGTCATGCCCGACTTCCTCGAAACGCAATCCGGCGGTGGACAGAAAGGGAACGATCTTGCCGAACAACATCGACATCACCGGACGGCGCCAGCCCACTGGCAGGCGCCCAACCTTGTCGGCGATCCGGCTCATGCTGTTTTTGCGATACTCCATGCTCACCCCTTTGTAGTTCTCGTGTTGTTCGCGCCGGCAAGCGGCCGCCGCGTTTCGTTTATGTTTTTATCCGTTTGCCGCGGCCAGGCCCAGCGTCGTCCTGACCTGGCTCTTCAGCAAGGGCAACGCGCCCTCGTCTATGCGCGCCAGTTGCAAGCCGCCCTGCAGGGCGGAAAACAACATCATGCCCACCGCTTCCGGCGTGCCGGCATAGTCCATCGATCCCGCTTCGCGTCCCAACCGGACGATGGCGACAGCCCATTGCCGCATCTCGTCGATGAAAGCCGCCGCTTCTTGCCGCATGTCGTCGGGCAGTGTCTGGAACTCGGTGCTGAGGATGCCGCTGGGGCAGATCTGCTTGTGCTGCAGGTAGTACTGGTCGGACAGCCCGAAATACGCCTCCAGCCGGCTGGCGGCGTCCCATTCGCCCTGCTGCCCGATGAAGCGTTGGAAGCGTCGGCGGTAACGCTGGATCAGCGCCACGCCCAAATCGCTCTTCTTGGGGAAATGGTAATGGATGGCCGCGTTGCGCACGCCCAGCGCGCTGCTGATGTGCTGATAGCTGAAGCCGTTGAAGCCGCGCGTCAGCAGCAGCTCCTCGGCCAGGTCGAGAATGCGCTTGCGGGTATCGTTCTTGCTGTCGGAACCATTATGCATCAAGCCACTCTACTTACTGGTCAGTAAGGTGTCAATCGCCTGCGCCCGCTTGCCAGCGAGGCCGCCGCATGACCTAAAATAGAGACTAGCGTTTTTCCCATTCGCGCCTCACCGGGCGCGCCACCCTGGTAGAACATGACCGAACATACCCCCGACCTGGAGTCCTCGCTGCGCCGGCTGTGCGACGCGCCAGGCCAGACCGAGGCGCTGGCGACTCTGATCGCCGCGCTCCGTCCCGGCGAGCGCCAGCCGCCGCAGCAGGCCACCGTCAACCTGCAAGCCCTGTCCTTCCTGCTGGAGCACCACCCCGAATTCCGCCAGGCGCTGCGCGAGGCCCTGTGCACGCTGCTGGCGGAAAGCCGGCAGATCCCGCTGTACACCGACGCCGGCATTCTGGCCAACGACGGTTTCGGCACCACGCTGCTGCGCCGGCTGGGCGAGCGCGCGCTGCCCATGCCCTACAACCCAGACTCGCTGCGAGACCGTTTCGGATTGCTGTTCAGCGACAAGGGCGACTATCTATGGCTGGAAACCGTGCCCGACGCCACCTGGCACGCGCTGTGGCGGGCCATAGCCTGGCAGGAAGCGCCGCGCCAGGACAGCGAGCGCCAGACCCGCTTGCAGCTGCTGGAATCGGTTCAGGTGCTGTCCGCCCGCATCACCGCCATCGGCCTGGAGCCTGAGCTGGTGCGCGTCTGCCCCGAGGTGGAGCGCTTCGCCTCGCCCTTCATGCACCTGAACGCCGAAGTGCAGCGCTATGTCGATAGCTATCGCCAGGCGCTGGTGGACGGCGTGGCGCCGCCCGAGGACGAAAAGCAGGTGCTGGTGCTGCTGGAACAATGCGAGGCCATTCTAAGCAAGGTTCGCAAGAACGCCGCCCGCTACGGCATCTCGGTCAGCCTCACTTACCACGGCCTGCGGCTGGCGCAAAGCATCGCCCGCCTGCGCGCTCTGCTGGAGTTGCTGTCGCCGGATCACAACCCAGCCGAGCGCCCGCAACTGTTCCACCTGCTGCTGGATTTCGCCCGCGCAGAAAACCGCAAGTACAGCGTGCGCGACCTGTTCAAGTCCAACACCGAACTGCTGGCGCTGCAGGTGACCGAGCATGCCGGCCGCCACGGCGAGCACTACATCGCCGAAGATCGCCGCGACTGGTCGAAAATGGGCAAGGCGGCGATGGGCGCCGGCCTGATCGTCGGCTTCATGGCGCTAATCAAGCTGATGCTGGCCCGCGGCCACCTGCCCTTGCTATGGGAAGGCATCGCCTTCGGCCTCAATTACGCGATCGGCTTCATCATCGTGCAGATCCTTCACTACACCATCGCCACCAAGCAGCCGGCGATGACCGCCGCCCGGATCGCCGCCGTGCTGCAGGCCCAATACGGCCGCAAAAAGCAATTGGAGGAGCTGGCGGAGCTGATCGTCAAGGTGGTGCGCACTCAATTCGTCGCCATCGTCGGCAACGTGATGCTGGCGATACCGACCGCGGCGCTGATCGCTTTGGGCTGGCACGCGCTATTCGGCGCGCCGGTGGTCGACGCGGCCAAGGCGCAGAAACTGCTGCATGAGATCGATCCGGTCAGCAGTCTGGCGCTGCCGCACGCCGCCATCGCCGGCGTGTTTCTGTTCCTGTCCGGCCTGATCGCAGGCTACTACGACAACAAGGCCATCTACCGGCGCATTCCGGAGCGCATCGCCGGCCACAGCTTGCTGAAGCGGGTTCTGGGCGAAAACCGCTCCTGGCGGCTGGGCCAGTACATCGAGCACAATCTTGGCGCGCTGGCCGGCAATTTCTATTTCGGCATGTTCCTGGGCCTCACCGGCACCGTGGGCACGATCCTGGGCTTGCCGCTGGACATCCGCCACATCACCTTCTCTTCGGCCAATCTTGCCTTCGCCAGCGTGGCGCTGGACTTCCAGGTCCCCCTGTCCACCGTGCTGCTGGCTTGCGCCGGCGTAGCGCTGATCGGGGTGGTCAACCTCGCCGTCAGTTTCTTTCTGGCGCTGTGGGTGGCGCTGCGCTCGCGCAAACTATCCGGATCGATGCTGCTGCCGCTGATCCCGATGCTGGCCAAGCGCTTCCTCCGGCAGCCGCTGGGCTTCTTCCTGCCGCCGGCCCCAGCGGCGGCGGCCGACGCGCCGCCAATGGACGAAACTCGAGGCTAGCCTGATGCCGGCCGCATGGCCGGCATCATCCCCTGGCCAGCGCGCGCGCCAGATGGTCGGCGCCCCGCAACGCGAAGGCGTAGACGGACAACTGCGGGTTCGCCCCTATGCTGGTCGGAAAAATGGAGCCGTCCAGCACAGTCAGATTCCGCCAAGTCCAATGCCCTCCCCATTCATCCACCACTGAGAGGGACGGGTCGCCGCCCATCGCCATGCCGCCCATCACATGGGCGCTGACCAGCCGGGCTTGCAGCGCCCTCAGCGGCAAACCTTCTATCATGGCGCGGGCCTGCCGCCAGCTGGAAGCGGGCCTGGCCGCCTCGTGCAGCGGCATCGCCAGGCGCGCGCCGGCGGCGAACTGCAACTCAGCCATCGCCAGCCAACTGCGGCGCGCGCCGTCCCAGATCACATCGTTGAGCGGATAGTCCAGCACTGGAGATCCGTCGCTGCGCAGTCGGACCTCGCCGCCGCGGCTGTCCGGATGAAAGCCATCGCGCATCAGCGCCAGGGTCGCATGCAGATGCGGCAGCTGTCGCAGCAAGCTCGCCTGTTCGCTGCCGAAACCCGGAAACGTGACGCTGGCCAGCAAGGGATGGATGGGCGGCACTTCCAGCTTGAAGCCCAGCGCGCCGTCCAGCGGCTGGGTGTGCATGTAGTGGTCGGAGTAAACGCTTTGCGGCGCGCCGTTGTAGGGCTCTATCCTCTCCGGCATGAGCGCCGCGCTCAGCGTCACCGGATGCAGAAAGGTGCGCCTCCCGGTTTGCCCCGATGCGTCCGCCAGACCGCTGCGCAACAAAATGGCAGGCGTGCCGATGGCGCCGGCGGCCAGCACCACATGCCGGGCCCGGACCATGAAGCGGCGGCCGCTAGGCGTATTGCCGTCCGCGCCCAGAAAGCTGCCCTCTATCGCCGAAATGCTTTTGCCCGCCGGGTCCGCGGCCAGCCTGTCTACCCGCGCGCGCGACAGCAGTCGCGCGCCCCGGGACAGCGCGGAGGGGATGCAAGTCACCAGCATGGATTGCTTGGCGTTGGTGGGGCAGCCCATGCCGCAGTAGCCCAGATTCCAGCAACCGCGCACGTTCCTGGGAATGCGCGCGTGCCTCAGCCCAAGCGCCAGGCAGCCGCGCTCCAGCACCAGATTGTTGCCATTGGGCTCCGCCAGCCACGGGCCGATGCCCAGCCTACGCTCCGCCTGCTCGAACCAGGGCCGCATCGCTTCGACGGATAGCCCTGGCAGCCCATGGTTTTCCTGCCACCACAACAAAGTATCCGGCGGCGTGCGGAAGCTGCTGGTCCAGTTCACCACCGTGCTGCCGCCCACCGCCCGGCCCTGCAGAATGGTGATAGCCTTGTCCAGCGTTTGCCGGCTGGCGGATTCCTGATACAGCTCGGGGTAGGCCTTGGCTTCCAATAGGCGGAAGTCGCTGGAGCTGTGCAAGCCGCCCTCTTCCAGCAGCAACACATCCAAACCAGCCAAGCTCAACGCCTCCGCGGCGATGCCGCCGCCCGCGCCGCTGCCGATGACGGCCACGTCGGCGCTCAGGAACAAGTCGTTGCGCTGCGCCGCGCCGTCCATGGCCTTCCAGCCGCTGGCCAGGCCCTGTCGGATCAGATCGGGTATTTTTCCGCTCACGGCAGCATTCCCATCACCGCGGCAGGTTGCTGATACCCCAGCGCGGCCCAACTTGCCGGGCTGCCATACCACCCGGCATGAATCAAACGATGCAAACCCTGATAGACGCTGTTTTGCAAGGCAAAGCGGCTTTCGCGCCAGCGCTGCAGAAAGCGCGCCGACTCCATGGCGCCCGCCATCCGCCATGGAGGGCGCACGCCCGCCAGCCAGCGTCGGGCCCAGCGATTGCCCAACAAATCGAACATCTGCCGGATTTCCTCTTGAGTCGCGAGCGGCAGGCCGGAGATAGCCTGGTCGACGCCCTGCGCCACTTTGGCAACCGGCAGCTCGGCCAAGCCCAGCAGCACCGGCGCCAACGCCATCACGATCTGCGCATCTGCCGGGCGCAGCCAGGACAATCCGGCGACGGCCTCCGCCTCCGGGTCTGCCGCTGGCGCGGCCCAATAGCCCGCGATCAGCAAAGCTGCGCCGCCGAACGCGCCTGCTTTCAAGAATTGACGCCGGCTAGCCATGTCAACGCAGCATCAGCTTGAGCAGCCATTCCACCGCCGCGCCATACGGCGGACGTGTCAACCAGGCTCCGGACAGGCGGCTCTGGCGAAATACCGGCTTGAGTTTGGAGAAGGTCAGGAAGCCTTCGCGGCCGTGGTAATGCCCCATGCCGGATGGCCCCACCCCGCCGAATGGCAGGTCTTCCTGCACCACGTGCAGCAAAGTGTCGTTGATGCTGACGCCGCCCGATATCGTTTCTTTCAGCACGCGCTCCATCCGCAGCGGATCGTCGTCGAACAGATACAATGCCAGCGGCCTTGGCCGGGCATTGATGTAAGCCAGCGCCTCATCGAACTTGTCGTAAGCGACGACCGGCAGGATGGGGCCGAAGATTTCCTCTTGCATCAGCGCGCAATCTTCCGGGCATCGTTGAACCAGGGTAAGCGGCAGCTTGCGGACCGCGGCCAGCGCCTCGCCCGCCGGATTGACATCGTCGATGCGCGCGCCCGCCTCGCGAGCGCCCTCCAGCCAACTCGTCAGACGCTGGTAATGCCTGGCGTTGACGATCGCGGTGTAATCGGGGTTACTTGCCAGCGTGGGATAAGCTCGCTTGGCCGCGTCCCGGATCTCGTCCAGCAACAGCGCGCAATCCTTCTCGTTGACCAGCAGATAGTCTGGCGCCACGCAGGTCTGCCCCGCATTCATCATCTTGCCGGCGACGATGGCTTCCGCCGCGCGCTTGAGATTGGCCCCCCGCGCGACCAAAACCGGCGACTTGCCGCCCAGTTCCAGCGTCACAGGCGTCAGGTTTTCCGCTGCCGCCCGCATCACATGGCGCCCCACGGCGGTAGAGCCGGTGAACAGCAAATGATCGAACGGCAACCGGACGAAAGCCTGCGCCAATTCCGGCCCGCCGTTCACCACGGTCAGCAAATCCTCCCCGAAATGCTCGCGCGCGAGTCGCTGAACCAGTTCCCCGGTGGCCGGCGTGTATTCCGACATTTTCACCATCACCCGATTGCCGGCCGCCAGCGCGGCGACGATGGGGCCGAAGGCGAGGAACAATGGATAATTCCACGGCACCACCACCCCCACCACGCCCAGCGGCTGGGGGTGCACGCTGGCGCCAGCGGGCGCGAACCAGAAAGAAACGCCGCGCCGCTGCGGCTTCATCCAGCTTTTCAGATGGCGGCGGGCATGGCGCAGCCCTTCCAGCGAGGGGAAGAGCTCCGCAAGACGCGTCTCCACGGCGCTGCGCTGGCCGAAATCGCGCCCCACCGCGTCGACCAGCGCCTGGCGGTTTTCCTGAATCAGGCGCTCCAGCGCGTTCAACCAGGACTTCCGGGTTTCTAGCGACGGATACGGCTCGGCGGCGGCAACGGCCTTGAGCCGAGAAAAGGCATCCAGCAGCGCGCCTTCTTCCTGAGGGGGCATCTTGATGGCATCCATAGCATTGTCCTTGTTGATACCAGCCAAACAATCGTTTAGAGCCTGCGCTCTAACCAAGATTAGCACCGGCCAGCCCCAACTGTCATCATGCCCGGATGTCATTCCCGCGGCCGCCATGCCTGAAATCCTCAGTCGGCGTCAGTCCATCTCGCGCGACTGGCGCCATTGTCGTGGCGTCAGGCCGCATTGCGCCTTGAATGCCCGGGACAATG
This genomic window from Chromobacterium phragmitis contains:
- a CDS encoding DUF418 domain-containing protein, yielding MSPRPNRLDGLDLARCLALIGMVLVNFRLAIAPFPSGQDPLLFWFSLLEGRSAATFVTLAGIGLGLATARLARVQAISQTCRRAVFLLAVGLLNFTIFPADIIHYYAFYFFAACLLLKLPERWLLAALCLTLAAAFTMQLTLDYGHGWNWDTLSYEGFWTPSGFARNLLLNGWHPVLPWLGFAIWGLWLSRQSLARSDTQWKLMAGGALLALASGLLSAWLQDFSPARFSPFLGTKPLPPGPLYMLNAGGIASVAIGGCLALASRPALAARLAPLLAAGRQTLTLYIAHILIGMGVLEEMGWLDSGKLAQVPPAAALYCAAAVAFAWLWSKRFRHGPLEWLMRRVCDRPAP
- a CDS encoding crotonase/enoyl-CoA hydratase family protein, encoding MIDLQTMEVKLDDKVALLRFNRPDKANALNLPLWHDLRAALDWADGESGVRAVVLAGHGKHFCAGIDLSMLVGLQSSIQDECEGRKRDKLRRVILDLQDCVNSLERCRKPVIAAVHGACLGGGLDIALAADFRFAAEGAVFGVREVDLGMVADVGSLQRLPRVVGEGVAREMALTGRDMVADEALDAGLVNKVLADPDALLAAALQSARLIAAKSPLAVRGVKEVMNYSRDHSVADGLQFVAGWNAAMLISEDIQKAGMAAMMKQQVSFRD
- a CDS encoding DUF4442 domain-containing protein; amino-acid sequence: MEYRKNSMSRIADKVGRLPVGWRRPVMSMLFGKIVPFLSTAGLRFEEVGHDRLTVSIRNRKKVQNHIRGVHAAAMALLAETSTGFVVGMNMPDDKLMLLKSMKVNYTKRSQGDMKAVATLTPQQIQNMYEQEKGEVLVEVQVTDESGESPIVCEMLWAWIPKKRPEAKAA
- a CDS encoding TetR/AcrR family transcriptional regulator; the encoded protein is MHNGSDSKNDTRKRILDLAEELLLTRGFNGFSYQHISSALGVRNAAIHYHFPKKSDLGVALIQRYRRRFQRFIGQQGEWDAASRLEAYFGLSDQYYLQHKQICPSGILSTEFQTLPDDMRQEAAAFIDEMRQWAVAIVRLGREAGSMDYAGTPEAVGMMLFSALQGGLQLARIDEGALPLLKSQVRTTLGLAAANG
- a CDS encoding site-specific recombinase yields the protein MTEHTPDLESSLRRLCDAPGQTEALATLIAALRPGERQPPQQATVNLQALSFLLEHHPEFRQALREALCTLLAESRQIPLYTDAGILANDGFGTTLLRRLGERALPMPYNPDSLRDRFGLLFSDKGDYLWLETVPDATWHALWRAIAWQEAPRQDSERQTRLQLLESVQVLSARITAIGLEPELVRVCPEVERFASPFMHLNAEVQRYVDSYRQALVDGVAPPEDEKQVLVLLEQCEAILSKVRKNAARYGISVSLTYHGLRLAQSIARLRALLELLSPDHNPAERPQLFHLLLDFARAENRKYSVRDLFKSNTELLALQVTEHAGRHGEHYIAEDRRDWSKMGKAAMGAGLIVGFMALIKLMLARGHLPLLWEGIAFGLNYAIGFIIVQILHYTIATKQPAMTAARIAAVLQAQYGRKKQLEELAELIVKVVRTQFVAIVGNVMLAIPTAALIALGWHALFGAPVVDAAKAQKLLHEIDPVSSLALPHAAIAGVFLFLSGLIAGYYDNKAIYRRIPERIAGHSLLKRVLGENRSWRLGQYIEHNLGALAGNFYFGMFLGLTGTVGTILGLPLDIRHITFSSANLAFASVALDFQVPLSTVLLACAGVALIGVVNLAVSFFLALWVALRSRKLSGSMLLPLIPMLAKRFLRQPLGFFLPPAPAAAADAPPMDETRG
- a CDS encoding GMC family oxidoreductase, with protein sequence MSGKIPDLIRQGLASGWKAMDGAAQRNDLFLSADVAVIGSGAGGGIAAEALSLAGLDVLLLEEGGLHSSSDFRLLEAKAYPELYQESASRQTLDKAITILQGRAVGGSTVVNWTSSFRTPPDTLLWWQENHGLPGLSVEAMRPWFEQAERRLGIGPWLAEPNGNNLVLERGCLALGLRHARIPRNVRGCWNLGYCGMGCPTNAKQSMLVTCIPSALSRGARLLSRARVDRLAADPAGKSISAIEGSFLGADGNTPSGRRFMVRARHVVLAAGAIGTPAILLRSGLADASGQTGRRTFLHPVTLSAALMPERIEPYNGAPQSVYSDHYMHTQPLDGALGFKLEVPPIHPLLASVTFPGFGSEQASLLRQLPHLHATLALMRDGFHPDSRGGEVRLRSDGSPVLDYPLNDVIWDGARRSWLAMAELQFAAGARLAMPLHEAARPASSWRQARAMIEGLPLRALQARLVSAHVMGGMAMGGDPSLSVVDEWGGHWTWRNLTVLDGSIFPTSIGANPQLSVYAFALRGADHLARALARG
- a CDS encoding twin-arginine translocation signal domain-containing protein; amino-acid sequence: MASRRQFLKAGAFGGAALLIAGYWAAPAADPEAEAVAGLSWLRPADAQIVMALAPVLLGLAELPVAKVAQGVDQAISGLPLATQEEIRQMFDLLGNRWARRWLAGVRPPWRMAGAMESARFLQRWRESRFALQNSVYQGLHRLIHAGWYGSPASWAALGYQQPAAVMGMLP
- a CDS encoding coniferyl aldehyde dehydrogenase, giving the protein MDAIKMPPQEEGALLDAFSRLKAVAAAEPYPSLETRKSWLNALERLIQENRQALVDAVGRDFGQRSAVETRLAELFPSLEGLRHARRHLKSWMKPQRRGVSFWFAPAGASVHPQPLGVVGVVVPWNYPLFLAFGPIVAALAAGNRVMVKMSEYTPATGELVQRLAREHFGEDLLTVVNGGPELAQAFVRLPFDHLLFTGSTAVGRHVMRAAAENLTPVTLELGGKSPVLVARGANLKRAAEAIVAGKMMNAGQTCVAPDYLLVNEKDCALLLDEIRDAAKRAYPTLASNPDYTAIVNARHYQRLTSWLEGAREAGARIDDVNPAGEALAAVRKLPLTLVQRCPEDCALMQEEIFGPILPVVAYDKFDEALAYINARPRPLALYLFDDDPLRMERVLKETISGGVSINDTLLHVVQEDLPFGGVGPSGMGHYHGREGFLTFSKLKPVFRQSRLSGAWLTRPPYGAAVEWLLKLMLR